A window of Kwoniella newhampshirensis strain CBS 13917 chromosome 9, whole genome shotgun sequence contains these coding sequences:
- a CDS encoding glutathione synthetase, producing MSSSNTLPEWPPALTPEQHAQLILLSSTYALSHGFTLLPPNSSHPPTSAIPAPLSLLPTPFPRELYSLAVSLQPIYNALYARIALDWEFLDRVMGGSVSKVDTFQGELWRGWRQVRDELVQDKQLGIFRSDYLLHDPEEKGMEVKQVEFNTIAASFGALSQRAGEMHRYLHKATNSYYSVSPELAKADNFPANQPLKNIAAGLAEGWKAYGNDEAVVLFVVQDGERNVFDQKWLEYELLEAHGIHAVRHTFSDLANLAQVDGTTKTLLLPSPLEPNSPPREVAVIYYRSAYTPTDYPSSDEWTTRLLLERSRAIKCPSMALQLAGAKKIQQVLCEPGVLEDFLLSPGRPDVGFGEGAGDLAQKDVDRLRQTWIGLLPMDNSPLGKEAYELATIHPERYVLKPQREGGGNNIYRENIPPYLAELANEPRQPGEPEKKEAYILMELIEPPKGVCNWLVKGGENKARKADVVSELGVYGVMLFGEEGQAVNNGAGTLLRTKGRESDEGGVAIGISSIDSPLLI from the exons ATGTCGTCCTCGAACACTTTACCAGAGTGGCCACCTGCTCTTACTCCCGAACAACATGCACAATTGATCCTTCTATCGTCCACATACGCCTTATCACACGGAttcacccttctccctcccaactcttcccatccaccCACCTCGGCCATCCCCGCCCCactctcgcttcttcccacTCCATTCCCTCGAGAACTGTACTCGCTCGCTGTCTCCCTACAACCGATCTACAATGCGCTGTACGCGCGAATCGCCCTCGACTGGGAGTTCCTCGATAGGGTCATGGGCGGAAGTGTAAGCAAGGTCGATACGTTCCAAGGTGAACTGTGGAGGGGATGGCGACAGGTCCGAGACGAGTTGGTACAAGATAAACAGCTTGGGATCTTTAGGTCGGATTATCTGTTACATGATccagaggagaaaggaatGGAGGTGAAACAGGTGGAGTTCAATACTATCGCAGCGAGTTTTGGGGCGCTGAGTCAAAGAGCTGGGGAGATGCATCG ATACCTGCACAAGGCGACCAACTCGTACTACTCTGTCTCGCCCGAACTCGCCAAAGCGGACAACTTCCCGGCCAACCAACCGCTGAAGAACATAGCAGCCGGTCTGGcagaaggatggaaagcTTATGGTAATGACGAGGCTGTAGTGCTGTTTGTCGTGCAGGATGGGGAGAGAAACGTCTTTGATCAGAAGTGGTTAGAATATGAGCTCCTCGAAGC TCACGGAATCCATGCTGTTCGACATACGTTCTCTGATCTCGCCAACCTCGCTCAAGTCGACGGAACGACCAaaacccttctccttccatcacCGCTCGAACCCAATTCTCCCCCTCGCGAAGTCGCCGTGATCTATTATCGATCAGCTTACACGCCCACCGATTATCCGTCTTCTGACGAATGGACTActcgtcttctgctcgAACGGAGTCGAGCGATCAAATGTCCCTCTATGGCATTACAGCTTGCtggagcgaagaagattcAACAGGTGTTATGTGAACCGGGCGTCTTGGAAGATTTCCTCTTGTCTCCCGGTCGACCAGATGTCGGATTTGGAGAAGGGGCTGGTGATCTCGCTCAGAAGGATGTTGATCGACTACGACAAACGTGGATCGGCTTATTGCCCATGGACAACTCTCCATTGGGGAAAGAGGCCTACGAATTAGCTACGATCCACCCGGAGCGATATGTACTGAAACCAcaacgagaaggaggcggaaACAACATCTATCGAGAGAACATCCCTCCGTATCTCGCAGAACTGGCGAATGAACCTCGACAGCCTGGCGAaccggagaagaaggaagcgtATATCTTGATGGAACTGATCGAACCGCCAAAGGGCGTTTGTAATTGGCTCGTGAAGGGCGGAGAGAACAAGGCCAGGAAGGCGGATGTCGTTTCGGAATTGGGGGTGTACGGTGTCATGCTTTTCGGTGAGGAGGGTCAGGCGGTGAATAATGGTGCGGGGACATTGTTGAGGAcaaaggggagagagagcgatgaAGGTGGTGTGGCCATAG GCATCAGCTCAATAGATAGTCCGTTGTTGATTTAG
- a CDS encoding SBDS family rRNA metabolism protein: MSINKQPGTQIKLTNVSIVRMKKGGKRFEIACYQNKVSEFRSGVETDLSEILQIEQVFTNVPKGQVAKKEDWVKCFATDDMAKVIEEILRKGELQINNLERTHHLSSLSREIATIVSEMTVDPTTTPPRKHTVGMVEKAMAEVGFSVKADRPAKAQALELIKKLSDGEVLPVRRVRMRVRITMPSKDAKRVKEKVLAETEETEEEEMGTEWEVIAQINPSSFRTLTDLINTETKGKGRVESMGSVGG, encoded by the exons ATGAGTATCAACAAGCAGCCAGGGACACagatcaa ACTGACAAATGTCAGTATCGTTCGGATGAAAAAGGGAGGAAAGCGATTCGAG ATCGCATGCTACCAAAATAAAGTGTCAGAGTTTAGATCAGgagt AGAGACCGACTTGTCGGAGATCCTGCAGATCGAACAGGTGTTCACGAATGTGCCGAAAGGTCAAGtggccaagaaggaggattgGGTGAAATGTTTTGCAACGGATGATATGGCCaaggtgatcgaggag ATCCTCCGAAAAGGAGAGCTTCAAATCAACAACCTCGAACGGACacatcatctctcttccctctctcgaGAAATAGCCACCATCGTATCCGAGATGACCGTCGATCCCACGACGACGCCACCACGGAAACACACCGTTGggatggtcgagaaggcCATGGCAGAAGTGGGGTTCTCGGTGAAAGCGGATCGACCGGCGAAAGCGCAGGCGTTGGAACTGATAAAGAAGTTGAGCGATGGCGAGGTCTTGCCGGTTCGaagggtgaggatgagggtgaggatCACGATGCCGAGTAAGGAtgcgaagagggtgaaggagaaggtccTAGCAGAGACGGAAGAAactgaagaggaggagatgggcACCGagtgggaggtg ATCGCTCAAATCAACCCCAGCAGTTTCAGAACGCTTACAGATCTAATCAACACCGAGACGAAGGGAAAAGGGAGAGTCGAGTCGATGGGCAGTGTGGGCGGGTAG
- a CDS encoding 3-demethylubiquinone-9 3-O-methyltransferase, with protein sequence MPRPSLARNLRSASRPVLRSTRSLPSTSFRSLSTSFPTSSTSPSSASSTQPRPPSSFTTINNSEISHFSRLSSQWWDENGEFGLLHRMNPTRIEYIRQKVAFASSSKSSASSDGAPEWTFATRHSDASREASRGTGAWLTGLRCLDVGCGGGLLSESLARLGGSVVGVDASESNIGIATTHASQDPILRKKMDEGRLEFRHSPAERLRDQGEMFDVVCAMEVLEHVDEPGEFLKCLGEMVKPGGHLIISTISRTPLSQLLTLTLAEDVLRLVTPGTHTYRKFVKPSELRRYVHSSMGGFDTWYKNEDGSDVRHDEVGETRGIVYDPIKGEGCNYMFHARKRV encoded by the exons ATGCCTCGTCCATCCTTAGCGAGAAATCTACGCTCCGCCAGTCGACCTGTACTTCGATCGACCCGATCACTTCCCTCCACATCCTTccgatctctctcaacatcgtttcccacctcttccactaGCCCCTCATCTGCTTCGTCCACTCAACCTagacctccttcatcatTCACGACGATCAACAATTCTGAGATCTCCCATTTCTCTCGACTGTCGTCGCAATGGTGGGACGAAAACGGTGAATTCGGCCTATTACATCGAATGAATCCCACTCGGATCGAATACATTCGCCAGAAAGTCGCTTTcgcctcatcatcaaagtcatcagcttcttcagACGGTGCTCCCGAATGGACGTTTGCCACTCGACACAGCGATGCTTCTCGCGAAGCTTCGCGAGGGACCGGCGCATGGTTGACCGGTCTGAGATGTCTCGATGTAGGATGTGGAGGGGGGTTACTCTCTGAATCCCTCGCGAGATTAGGGGGTTCAGTCGTCGGCGTGGATGCTAGTGAGAGTAATATAGGGATAGCGACGACTCATGCTTCCCAAGATCCGAtattgaggaagaagatggacgaggggCGCTTGGAATTCAGGCATTCTCCAGCGGAAAGGCTGAGAGATCAAGGGGAGATGTTTGATGTGGTTTGCGCAATGGAGGTGTTGGAACACGTCGATGAACCGGGAGAATTTCTGAAATGCTTaggagagatggtcaaA CCCGGAGgtcacctcatcatctctaCCATCTCCCGCACACCCCTCTCCCAactcctcaccctcacaCTCGCTGAAGACGTCCTCCGACTCGTCACACCCGGAACGCACACCTACCGGAAATTCGTCAAACCTTCCGAACTCCGTCGATACGTCCACTCTTCGATGGGGGGGTTCGATACCTGGTACAAGAACGAGGACGGTAGTGATGTTAGACATGATGAGGTGGGCGAGACGCGAGGGATCGTATATGATCCGATCAAGG GGGAAGGGTGTAATTATATGTTCCATGCGAGGAAAAGGGTGTAG